The Flavobacterium sp. 140616W15 sequence AAAAAAGACAAGACCTTTTAAAGCAGGACCAAGATAAAGCTCAAAAGCGTCAAAGAAAAATTGAATCCGCTCAAAATAAGATAGAAAGAACCAAAAAAGACATCAAAAAAACAGAGGATAAAAATCAAAAAATCCAAGACGAATTAAAACTTAACAAATTTCCTGAAAACAAAATTCAACAAAAGAAAATAAAATCAAAACAATATGAACTTGATGTTTTGAAACTCCAATCAAAACTAACACAACAACAACAAGATCTAACAAAACTTTTAGATTCTAAATAAAAATCAAAAGCTGTCTCAAAAAATTATGAGACAGCTTTTTTTACTTTCTATACCCGATAACGAGATGCTGTTCGTTAAAAAAGCATCCAAGCCATATCAATACACCCTTTTCTCTTTTTTACTCTTAAAAAGCTTCTTTAGTAGTTTAAATCATTTTAAAAACCTCAACTTATTAATCTCCAATTTCAGGAAGACATTCTACTTTTTCTTTTTTTAAATCTACTTCGATAATTTTTTCATTTATTAAATCAAATTTTATAGCTTTTAAAATTTTGTCATATTTGCCAACAGAATTTACTTTATCAATTACGATGGCAAAACAAGAATGTCCTTCCATTGTTTCACAGGTATAACTAAATACTTTATTATCCCCTAAGATATAATTATAATCTCCAAGCACTGAGTATTTTTCAAGTTTTTTGATATCTTTACATTTCCAATTATCCTCTTTTGTCTTTCTAAAGAGCCCAACATACAAAACACTATTATTTTTTTGAAGTGAAAAAGCATAATTAGATATTCGAATAATACTTCTGTCATCAGCATATTCACTAAATGCGTAATCTTTCAATGTTTGATATCTTTCTTCACGATCTAAAGTCGAATCTATTATAAACTCATTAAAATCATTGTCAATTACAAATTTACCTGAACTATAATTAATCCTTACATCAGAAAAATCAAAATCATCCTCATTATATACCTCATTTATTAAAAAATTTTTGATTCCCTTTTTCTTTTCAGAATCATGGATATCTTGATTTAGAGACTTGTTATTACTCAAGTCACTATTAAATGGCTCTTGCTTTTTATTACATGAAAGGAAAGCAAACACAAAAAACAATATAAGAATTCTCATTTTTTTATTGCTAAAATATTAAATTTTTATTACTATTCTGGTCTTCTTTATTTGGATTTATATTAACTGTGTTTTTTAATTCTTTTTCTCTGTTTCTAATTCCTTAATGCATTATTATAAAATTCTATTCCTAAATCCCTAGGGGTTTTATCTTTTGATATTGGATTAAAAAGATACTCTTCAACTAGTTTAAAATCTACATAATGCAGGGCTTTGTCATCTTCGATATTGTAGTATTTTCCTAAAACTTCTGTCTGGCACGAAGTATACCCACAGAGAATAACAAATAAGAGAAATAGTAAAATGATTTTAGGTTTCATTTGTTTTAATTTTCCTGCAATTCAAAAAGAGTCATTTGGGTTACAAATGACTCTTTTTATATTATTTTTTAGCAGGTAACGATGCTTTGTAGTCGTTGTAGTCTTTATCCAACACTTCTATTCTTTCATTTCGTTTTTCAATAGCATCGCTCTTGCTATAGTCATATGGAGGCGCCATATATAGGCTATCATAGTATTTTTCTCTTGTTGGAAATTTTTCTGTTTTAATTAGTTTTCTATTAGTATCATAAATTTTCCAATCTCCTCTCTTTTCTATCTTATGATTCAAATGGTAAATATAGATATAAATGCCTACTTCTTTTAATTGCCCGTTTTCAAAATACTTCTCCCAAGTCCCTTTTTTCAAACCTCCTTCATAAGCACCAATTTTTTCAAATTTTCCGTTCTTATAATAATATTTCCAAATACCTTTTTTCTTATTTGATGAATAGTTTCCTTCTGATTCTAATTCGCCTGTCTCATAAAAATGTTTCCATGCATAATTTTTCACTTTCTTTCCAGAAATTATTTCTTCTATCCCAATAGCTTTAATGATTTTTGTATTTGGATAATAAAAAGTGTCTTTATCTTTTAGATATTTCTGCCAGCGTTCTTCTTCTTCCTTGCTGTCACTCCTTACCTTCTCTACATCTTCTTCTTTTATGTAACTTCCTGGACTACTTCCATCAGGAGTATTATTTAAAAACGGACCTCTTATCCAAAAAATTTGATTGCCAAGAATAGTTCCAAATTCGACCTTACCCATTCCTGATATAATCTTTAAATATTCGTAGCTGTATTCTTCCCAGTTAAAAATATGTATTTTGTTGTCTTCTCGAGTCCATTCACCTGAATGACTGCGTTCTACAGTATCTTTTTTGTAATAATGAAAAAAAGTCCCATCTGCTTTAAAATCTACATAATGCAGGGCTTTGTCATCTTCGATATTGTAATATTTTCCTAAAACTTCTGTCTGGCACGAAGTATACCCACAGAGAATAACAAATAAGAGAAATAGTAAAATGATTTTAGGTTTCATTTGTTTTAATTTTCCTGCAATTCAAAAGAGTCATTTGTAACCCAAATGACTCTTTTGATATTATTTTTTTGTAGTTAGCGATGCTTTGTTGTAGTCACTATAATATTTATCCTCCCTATTTATCGTTTCTTTACGCATATCAATTGCATATTCCTTACTATAACCCATACTGACAAATATACTATCATAGAATTTTTCTCTAGTTGCGAATATTTTTGTGTTTTTTAATTTACCGTCAGTATCATAATACTCCCATATTCCACGTTTTTGGGTTAAATAATATTTTGAACTTGAGTTTTTAGAAGCTATACCAGATACTCCATTTTTTTTATATATATAAATACCTTTTTCTTTTAATTTCCCGTTATCATGATAATGTTTCCACATGCCTACTTTTAGACTATCTTCATAAGCTCCAATTTCTTTAAGTTTTCCGTTCTTATAATAATATTTCCAAATACCTTTTTTCCAATTTGATGAATACTTGCCTTCTGATTCTAATTCGCCTGTGTTATAAAAATGTTTCCATCCATAATTTTTCTCGTTCTTTCCAGAAATTATTTCTTCTATCCCAATAGCTTTAATGATTTTTGTATTTGGAAAATAAAAAGTGTCTTTATCTTTTAGATATTTCTGCCAGCGTTCTTCTTCTTCCTTACTGTCACTCCTTACCTTCTCTACATCTTCTTCTTTTATGTAACTTCCTGGACTACTTCCATCAGGAGTATTATTTAAAAACGGACCTCTTATCCAAAAAATTTGATTGCCGAGAATAGTTCCAAATTCGACCTTGCCCATTCCTGATATTATCTTTAGATATTCGTAGCTGTATTCTTCCCAGTTAAAAATATGTATTTTGTTGTCTTCTCGAGTCCATTCACCTGAATGACTGCGTTCTATAGTATCTTTTTTGTAATAATGAAAAAAAGTTCCATCTGCTTTAAAATCTACATAATGCAGGGCTTTGTCATCTTCGATATTGTAATATTTCCCTAAGACTTCTGTCTGGCACGAGGTGCTGACGCAAAGAATAACAAATAAGAGAAATAGTAAAGTGATTTTAGGCTTCATTTGTTTTAATTTTCCTGCAGTTCAAAAAGAGTCATTTGGGTTACAAATGACTCTTTTTATATTATTTTTTAGCAGGTAACGATGCTTTGTAGTCGTTGTAGTCTTTATCCAACACTTCTATTCTTTCATTTCGTTTTTCAATAGCATCGCTCTTGCTATAGTCATATGGAGGCGCCATATATAGGCTATCATAGTATTTTTCTCTTGTTGGAAATTTTTCTGTTTTAATTAGTCCTCCATTAGTATCATAAATTTTCCAATCTCCTCTCTTTTTCGTAAAATAATATTTAGAGCTTTTATTTTCAGAAACTGTACCAGATGCTCCATTTTTTACATATATATATATCCCTTTTTCTTTTAATTTTCCATTATCATGATAATATTCCCAAGTACCTACTTTTAAACTATCCTGAAATGTACCTAATTCTTTTAATTGCCCATTCTTATAATAATATTTCCAAATACCTCTTTTCCAATTTAATGAATACTTGCCTTCTGATTCTAATTCGCCTGTCTCATAAAAATGTTTCCATCCATAATTTTTCTCGTTCTCTCCAGAAGTTATTTTTTCTATCCCAATAGCTCTAATAATTTTTGTGTTTGGAAAATAAAAAGTGTCTTTATCTTTTAGATATTTCTGCCAGCGTTCTTCTTCTTCCTTGCTTTCACTCCTTACCTTCTCTACATCTTCTTCTTTTATGTAACTTCCTGGACTACTTCCATCAGGAGTATTATTTAAAAACGGACCTCTTATCCAAAAAATTTGATTGCCAAGAATAGTTCCAAATTCTACCTTGCCCATTCCTGATATTATCTTTAGATATTCGTAGCTGTATTCTTCCCAGTTAAAAATATGTATTTTGTTGTCTTCTCGAGTCCATTCACCTGAATGACTGCGTTCTATAGTATCTTTTTTGTAATAATGAAAAAAAGTTCCATCTGCTTTAAAATCTACATAATGCAGGGCTTTGTCATCTTCTATATTGTAATATTTCCCTAAGACTTCTGTCTGGCAAGAGGTGTACGCACAAAGAATGACAAATAAGAGAAATAGTAAAGTGATTTTAGGCTTCATTTGTTTTAAATTTCCTGCAATTTACAATTTTTAGGGTAATTTAAACGTGAAATAAATTCTTTGAATTATAGTTGATAATATTTTTTCATCGGCTCTATCATTTTTCCTTTTTCTATTTCCAACATTTAAATGAAGCATTAATGATTCTCTTGATGTTTTATTATAAATATAGCCCTCTAGTTTTTTATTTTTTATACGCACTAAGGCAAAAGCACCACCTATAAATATTTGTGCCAAATTAGAGTTTAAGTGTTTGTCAAAACTTTCAATGACAAAAACAGGGGTTGGGCTGAGCTCTAAATCTACTTTTAAGTCTTTGCTGTCGGGTTTGTTTACAAAATCATAATTGGTTTGTTGTAATAATTTTAAGGTTTCCTCCATAATTTCATCAATCATTCGATCTTGTAGAATGGCTTGCGCAAATTTATGCACGTGATAATCAAAATTACGAATCTCAGGACCAGTACCTGTTGCAAACTCATATAATAAAATAGCTACTGAAGCTTTGTAATTATTTTTAAATAATTCTTCTTTTTCACCATCTTCAAGTGTCTTAACTCCTGGGTAATAAGATTCAGCAGCTCTAAGTAATGCATTTACAGCTATTTCATCAGGCATCTTTTTGGCTTCTTCTGCTATAGAATTTATTATTTTATCTCTCTCCTCTGGTAACTTTGCTCTTAATTTTTCGCTTATCTCATATATCTCAATCAAATCCTTGTAAAAGTTTTTAATTAAATCAGCATATTCTTTATCCTCAAACCCAGTTGTACTGGTTATTTCAAATTCTTTTTTAATCTCATCGTAGAATGCTCTCAAATCATTATAAACTATTTTCTCAATAGCCAATGCAGAATTTTCAACTTCATTTCCAATATTCACTAATGAATTCTTAATTTCTTTTTTAATATTAACTAGTGATTTTTTAATTTCTTCAACGCTAGCATTTACTAAATCTTTTTTAATTTTAGAAACCTCATCTGAATGGGCGGACTTGTCATTAAGTTT is a genomic window containing:
- a CDS encoding toxin-antitoxin system YwqK family antitoxin codes for the protein MKPKIILLFLLFVILCGYTSCQTEVLGKYYNIEDDKALHYVDFKADGTFFHYYKKDTVERSHSGEWTREDNKIHIFNWEEYSYEYLKIISGMGKVEFGTILGNQIFWIRGPFLNNTPDGSSPGSYIKEEDVEKVRSDSKEEEERWQKYLKDKDTFYYPNTKIIKAIGIEEIISGKKVKNYAWKHFYETGELESEGNYSSNKKKGIWKYYYKNGKFEKIGAYEGGLKKGTWEKYFENGQLKEVGIYIYIYHLNHKIEKRGDWKIYDTNRKLIKTEKFPTREKYYDSLYMAPPYDYSKSDAIEKRNERIEVLDKDYNDYKASLPAKK
- a CDS encoding toxin-antitoxin system YwqK family antitoxin, with translation MKPKITLLFLLFVILCVSTSCQTEVLGKYYNIEDDKALHYVDFKADGTFFHYYKKDTIERSHSGEWTREDNKIHIFNWEEYSYEYLKIISGMGKVEFGTILGNQIFWIRGPFLNNTPDGSSPGSYIKEEDVEKVRSDSKEEEERWQKYLKDKDTFYFPNTKIIKAIGIEEIISGKNEKNYGWKHFYNTGELESEGKYSSNWKKGIWKYYYKNGKLKEIGAYEDSLKVGMWKHYHDNGKLKEKGIYIYKKNGVSGIASKNSSSKYYLTQKRGIWEYYDTDGKLKNTKIFATREKFYDSIFVSMGYSKEYAIDMRKETINREDKYYSDYNKASLTTKK
- a CDS encoding toxin-antitoxin system YwqK family antitoxin encodes the protein MKPKITLLFLLFVILCAYTSCQTEVLGKYYNIEDDKALHYVDFKADGTFFHYYKKDTIERSHSGEWTREDNKIHIFNWEEYSYEYLKIISGMGKVEFGTILGNQIFWIRGPFLNNTPDGSSPGSYIKEEDVEKVRSESKEEEERWQKYLKDKDTFYFPNTKIIRAIGIEKITSGENEKNYGWKHFYETGELESEGKYSLNWKRGIWKYYYKNGQLKELGTFQDSLKVGTWEYYHDNGKLKEKGIYIYVKNGASGTVSENKSSKYYFTKKRGDWKIYDTNGGLIKTEKFPTREKYYDSLYMAPPYDYSKSDAIEKRNERIEVLDKDYNDYKASLPAKK